DNA sequence from the Pseudoliparis swirei isolate HS2019 ecotype Mariana Trench chromosome 6, NWPU_hadal_v1, whole genome shotgun sequence genome:
atgtaaaataaaaaaaattaaaagatagAAATATGctgaaattatatttattattgaaataataaatcataTACCAGCATCAAAAGAGAAACTGAAGATATAAATTACATAAATGACAGTGCTGGAAGAAAAATGGTTGAACGAAAAGCAAACCAAATCTAGACATTAAAACGAGACCTTTAAATCTCAAGTCCTATTGAACTGTGGATTTAGATAATTGTGACACCCCTAATAAACATCATATTCTACTATTAGATTGGTACTTTGGTCTGTCAAATGTCACATTCTGAGCCAAGTTGGTGGATATTTGCTATTCTGAGCCAAAAACTTTACATACAGATTTGGACTAAAATGAAGTGTGTTCAAGTGTATGCAGGCCCATACTAATGTGGCAAATATGCAGGTCATTTCCTTTTGGAAGAAGTAAAAGGTGCCTGGGGCTATAATCTGACTCCACTAAAACCGGACATGGAAACTGTGTACAATGTTAGATGAGCCTGGGAGAATGAAGAAGTggctgtgtgggtctgtgttgCTGAACATGACCAATCAGACACAAGGATGCATTCTATATTGGACACGCAGGCAAGTGTTGATGTTAATCCAAATAATGGCATCACCacaatgcatgacatttgtatGTGGACAATTCTAAGAAATTATGAGATTCACAACGCCATACAGTTTTATTTGGGCCACATAAAAAAATCAGAACAGTACAGCCCCTTACAACAGACAAGTTCCCCATTTGTACTCACAAATTGAACCCTTATTAGCAATAACTGATATGATAACCTGCTGCCATCGACAATGTTCATTTCATCCAATGAAAGTAATGGTGAGTGCTGGCTTAAAATGATGTTTGGATTATTTCAGGAATGCGTGAGGAAGTGAAAGGAGAGATTCTTTAACAGATTGTGTTAGCTCCAGATGTAATTAATCTGTGTAGTTTGATTTGCTTTATTTAAGATGATCCATTACAACAATAAACATCAACCTCTATGTTAAAGTAATCTCACTACTAGCTGCCTTTTATCAATTTTATTTACTACAAAATGGGTGTTCATGCAAGGGCAGGCACAGTACTATGACAAAGTGTTGCATCCTTTAATATGGatcgcacacacatacaaacaggcAAACACACTGTAGCACTGACATGTGCACGGACACATGCAGCGAACATGTGAGAAACATGTGCCCTGCCGAGATCTGAGCTCTGTAGCCTTTGAAACTGTGGCTTTCAACTTGCTGCATGAAGCAAAGGATGCCCAGCTGTGGAAAACGTGCAGCATCACAGCTCTCTGAGACTAACCAGGAACAATCATTCACAAATTAAGGTTTTGATCAGAGGCAAATTAGTGATTCACTTAGCTTTAAGCACGCCTGCATTGCTAATCATAAGACTTTTTTCCATTGAGACAATGGGCAGTAAATGGAGCAAATAATTATCCAACACTTCACAGACATACAGTGGTGTGGGAAGTGATTTGGCATGGAGGCCTTGTTGTCCTAACTCAGTCTACAGTCACAGCTGCTTTGGAGTCACcgttttggattttttttaccCAGTATTTCACaaaaatcaaacatctcaaaagttaaaaactaaataattataGGTaaccttttaaaattattatgtaACATTAATAAACACTTATATTAGTCCAGATAAGGTTGTATTCAGATAGAAACAAGTATTACAAAGATCCGGCAAAAAACATATCAACACCTCAATACGAAGCCAGCTCACTCATGTGGCATAGATTTGTAATGAGGTGACTAAAAACTATGTCCATACAGGCCCACTACAACAAAGACATTAAATACAGAAATGACCTGCTATTGTGTGGATTGTTTACCAATTAATGCATCAGAAGCACGGCGTGCAACTTTAGTTCATTTTTGTTTCGAAATGGAGAATAGTAGGCTACAGAAAAGtgacacacaataaataaaagattgaGATGAAAGAAAACGTAGTAGCCGACCCGTGGAGGACAACAACAAGTTTCCCTTTAAGAAAATATGACAGAAAAATAAACGTAAATGGGCTTTGTGCAAGACAACAGTCAGATAGTTCACATCAACGTCCCCACATAAATGGGCGGTTAGCAAACGCCGAGACATTTCAAAAAGGCAACCAGCAGCACGAGCGTCCTCATGTAGCCAAGCATCCGATCACCCGCTGACCACAGCGAAGGACCGCAGATACTCAACAAGCTACCGCTTGACCTACCTTGGTCAAGTGGCGCTGTTGCAGACGCGGAGAAGAGTTAGCGCGGTCCAGACCTCCCAAAAGGTAAATTGAGGTCAACGCCTCCTTGATCTCAGTGTCACTTTTTACTCGTCAGTGAATGTCGGGCCAAAGCACATTATTCTTCGTGTACAAGTTTGAGTTGTTAACGGGGATGCTTCCGTGTAAAATGCTGCTTGCAAAAGTTCGTTTGCGCATTTGCATACAAGCTAAGTCACAGCTAGCAAAAGGGTAACCCACGATTCTCGCGAGACTCGCTGCCCGACGACCAGAACCGTTCGAGGTCAACGCCATGCTTAACGTGATGGTTAAACCAGCCTCCATCCTGAGCTAGGGCACTGAGTTCATGCACACGTCCTTGTTATCAGACACACTGCTCACCGTGTGTGCAGGCTGGACTTTGAGGATTAGATCACAgcttaattcagtttatttatttttatttaatgaggGTTGCACACTTTTGACACATATATCGAGTACTGCTCCGAAGATGAAAAGTGAAACTCATTGTATACCATCCATCAGAAGGAGATTTGAGGTCTTTTTTATGATTGAGAGAACATGTATGGTAAATAACATTTTGATGCAATTAACACATTGAGACGAGGCAGGAGTAGAAGTTTATTTTCCAAAATGgcatatgtttgtttttttactattttagttttttaatacACTATATCGAGGATTAAGGTGTTGTAATTGTATTAGTCCCTTGGTGCAAGGCATCATTCTGACACTGTGACAAGAGTACATATTCAAAGATACCTAATTGAAACAGAACTTTGATTGTGGTAGAAAAGCTGCACCTAAGTTCTCGGCTGTCAATTTTACAACCCGCCCCGAGACACTTCAGTCTGTGCAGTCTTAACATCAACAACCGAAGCAACACCTTGCGCTGACAACCAAAGTTGAGAAATGTAATAAAGCAGTGTCAGTGCTTCAAAAGCAGCAAATTCTTCCTGCATCAGATGTATTGTAGCTGTTATATTCTCTGACATTGTCTACCATGGAAAATTATGTTTGTGCTAACTTAAAAGTGCAGTCTTGGAGCTTGAAGCATGGATGTTTCATGGTTTAACGTGTCAGTCTTTGAGACAAAGTCTTCCCTCAGTGTCACAGGTTGTAAAGCACGTACACAATGACCCTGCAATGTACCCGTGTCTGTATCAGTCGGTTGCTCAGTAAACCAAGTTGGCAAACAAAGACCCATCACCTAGCTTCCATGTTTACCCTCCGTTAAATAACGTGACTAGAGGCGGTTGACCATTTGTTATCTGTCGTACATGATGCATTGTTATATTTACAGCCGTTTTATGAGTCGTATGATGATACAGTATGTCCATCTACCAGTGTGAATTGATTTTCCAAGTCAGAGGGCTTCAAATCCCACAAAGAGCATCTGACCATATAGCCTATTAGTTTAGGCATTTTCATGAAATGTCAAAGTCatctttaatgtaaatgttccaatgttgaacatacagaaaattgaaagtatgtttgtctctttttgtcTGACATAAAGTGAATAACAGTAATAAAGTGATACGGTAGTAAAGTGCAAAcggttaacaacaacaacaaagaacatttagacaacatatatttgataaattaagaacaataaaaaaagactttgcGTCTGTATTTTTGCAGCAGTCAGACATGTCGAGTGGGGAGCgagttcagcttcctgcctGGTGGAGGAAGCTGTTGGACAGTGTGGTGGTGCGAGCCCAGAGGCACCGGTACCTGACAGGAGATGCTCACAATCATGGTCCCTttccgggtgaggcgggtgttatATATGtcctatagtgtgtgtgtgtgtgtgtgggggggcgggggttaaCCAATGATGCGTCCAgttgccttcactatgcgctgcagggctttTTCGTTTGTAGTCCgagcagcttccgccccacacagtgatgcagctgGTCAGGAGGCTCTCAATGGTGCCGCTGATGTACGCTACAGTAAGAGAGAAGTTTCTCCCCCTTCTCATTACTGAAGTCctcacaaaatatataaatactaatGAGTCACCATACGCAGGTTTGGGTTGCGAGAAGACTCACTATTTGTGATATATGAGACTCTGTCCTTAGTTCATTATAATGCAAATGGAAATTCGATGAATTTGGTGTTTGTGGAATTACCGTGACTTTGGATTTCCCACTAAAATATGATAATTACATTGACAAATGATAAAGGATGAGATCATCAATCGACTCTCTGCAAATAAACAATTTGCTCTACAGGCCATCACTTTTATACTATCTCAAAGACAAGGACAAACAAAGTCGAGGTAATCGGGACTGTGAGGCCCCTCTGTGGTTTGGATGTTGGTTGTGTAAGTGGATCAGAGAAAGTAGGACAGTAAAAATGACGCAGACAGACCTAGATGTGTCTCAacgccctctccctctcagggAAACTAATCAAGCACCAGACTGTGGGTCGACCGAGCACAACAAATATACTGGCTAATAACCACCGCACAATGCGAAGAGCTTTGATCCGTACTGAGATTTCATCGATGTGAAAAATATCATTAAACATGTATCAGATTTAGGGACAGCAGATTAATTAAATCcctatttaaattaaataataacacatcttgacacttattattattattattattaacttaaTTTTAAACATGCTCCATCCACCTAATTATATCACATCCGTGCATGTTTGTCTCAGAACGGCGCCGTATTCACAAAGCATCATCCAGACTTCCTCCCACATCATTTCCGATGCACAAGGATCTATTGACAGCGGGCTTTGGAGGCAAGCAGCAGCGTGACTGAAGCCGAAATGCATCTGAATCAAACAGACAGGGACAGCCTCCATCAACTTATGTTCGAAATAAAAGCATCTCACACATGAAAGGCAGGATCTCCATGGTTTCCCTCGGAGCTGGGCCCCGTTGCCATGGGGAGTGAAAGGCGCTATTGCAAGAGGTAGTAACACAGAGgggcagacaggaagacagtgcTGTCTTTCCGTGCACAGTGCCCGATCATGCACAGCTTGAGTTTCAAGATGCTCGTCATCATGTTATCACAATTgagctttaaaaataatttcaaaaataaactcgtttttttctttctcttgcaTTTGTGTGTATTGAATCACCATAATTGTTTCAACATGTGTTAATATGGTCTAAAGTTTGCATTAATCAAACAAATCTAACTATTCCTGAGTACACCCCACCTGGCCTGTTTTATGACAGACTGTTTGCTGAACGGCTTTAATGGCTATTCAGGCGATATTGTGCAAACCCCGTCTCGATTGTCCTCGTGCATTTAACCATCCCCTCGTCACGTGCCTGTTCACAAGTACGATCTGACTGGTCGCTGACTAATACACATGGCCTCATGATGAGTTATTATTAGCCTCCACCTTTttactgacttcctgtcccaaTGATCAAACCGCCACGCTCGTGACCTGTGAGTGATTGCTTAACCTTCATGTGGAGTCTATGCGACTGCGTTGTGAAACAGAGCGGGGTTGAGCAAGTTCAAACACCTCTGTTCTGTTTATGTAAGTCTGATCAGATGCGAGGAAGTCCAGCTCCAGTATGTTTGGTTGTTATGTGCTGAGCGGGTCACGCTTGGACTCGGCTCCATGCAGTGCCTGAGGTGATTGAGTGGGTGGTGTAACACAGGGCAGGTGCACAAGCTAAGTGATGAGTCTGCTACGTGCAGATACGGCATGGTTTGCCCTCGGCCTTATCAGAACTGAGAATTTCTATACAGATACCAATATGTTAGGTCGATTACGTCAGGTGATTTTTTGTACTATTGTTAAATAGACTTTGTAAATGACTAGACGGTGGCAGATTGAATGACCGAATGGTCTCTGGAAATGTCAATAAGGTGAGATATTTTTAGTCAAATCAAATATTAATCACACCATAAAGTTCCTTTTTGTTTGGTCTTTGAATCGTCTCGGCACACTAGTAGTGTGTCATTCAGTAAATGTAGGTGAAAGATGTTGTTAAAAATTACGTTCAGCTTACCTTAATTAAATACTGCAGACTCTAGTGAGCGTCATCCAGCAttggcaatgtgtgtgtgtgtgtgtgtgtttgtacgtgtgtgtgtttctttttcagTCGGGTCTGGTTTCTTCTGGCATGACGTGTCCTTAACGCAGCCTAATGACGCAGCTAAAATACAACGCATTGCCTGCTCATGACTTCCACTAATCGTGTGCAAAGCCGAAGATTTAAAGCGGTGTTTACCAATTTGAAAAGTGGGGGCATAAACAGTGATGTCATGACCCTGAAACAAATCACTCACAGCATCACTGCTGACATCATGGAATATTTTGACCTCTTTAATCAGGTAATTTGATTGAAGTTGTTTAATATTGCAACCGAAGATCAAATCTGTCTTTTGAAAGGATGTATcttaattgtatttgtattaactAAATGTGACCATGTGTTCAGTGTTCTCAACCATTTAGTCTCTTTTAATGGCCATGCCTGCAGTCAATGAACTCAACCCCGTTCCTTAACAACTTACAAAAGAAGTCTCTCACCAGTGTTGGACATCAATATACTTTGTCCTGAGCCTGGAGTTTATACCATACGACATTTGTAGGTCATTTTCACAGGACATCTGATTGAGATGGATAAGAAATGGAAAAAGGAGGTCCACTAGCCTGCGTCAGTCCAGTTTTCAAAGCAGTCTGAGAACATTAAAAGGTGGGGTAAAGGACCTACTGGTGACTAAACATGTTTACAGTAACATTTTACGGTGCATGTTATATGTTTTGGCACTGCGGAGGAGCCTGGTATAACAGAAAATGAGATAAGGAAACTGATTTGAACAGACTCATTTTCACTGGAAGCTGCATACGGGCCAGTAAGATATGGCAGGGGAAGGGGTAGCTCGCATTTCTTGGTCGGAAAACATTTTCTTTACCAATTCAAAAAAGCAGACCACACCTAATTCAGCTTTTGCTGATAATACAAAGCTGAATAGAGTTCAACATATTCAGGTATAATACAACATTTCTAAATGTGGTTGTTGTCGATTCCAGCTCATTACTTTAACATTTTGAATGAAGGTAACCAGGCAACCGTTTTCAGACACTTGAGATTAAGTCAGCGCACTTCCTGTTGTGCATTTGCATTTATGATGCAGAGAAAGATGTTTCCTACAGATGATATGAAATCACTTTTAGTAATCACTAGTGAGTGCAAAACACTACACATTCTTTACACAGCCACAATCTTATATTTCCATTTCTCAGTGTTGCTGGAtgttttttcaatatttttatttttatttcaatggcAAATAtagaatgtattatatattgaataaaatattatattacagcGTGTTCTAATCAAACTGACAATACAAATTACTTATTACAATGTATCCTGCTGAAACATCTGTGAGACTTTAATTAAgacttaattaatgtattcattaTGAAGGGAAAGGCCCTTTAGAAAGTGGTTAATGTTCAGCGTTACAACATGATTTCAAAACTGAAGATGCACTGCATGTTTTTTTAGGAAGTTTTGAAGGAGGAATATGAATAGCTGACTAGCAGTAATTTGATGCTTTCACTGGCTAACGTTATTGTATGGACGGCACCGGCTTGGATCAAGGCCCTAATGATGCTGTAACCAATGTGCTCGATAAAACCAACCCGTCTGCTCATTTCAATGAAGATAGATCGGTGGAAATCCCTCCCCTATCCTATCAGTGGTTGACCAGCAAGAGGAATCATGGGTAATTCTCATTTATTACAAGGTATTTCACAGCTGAGTCAACACTCGATACAAAAGTGTCCAACGGTATCAGCCTCCTCACAGGATGTGGAAACGCATTCTTTTCAGAgaggttttttggggaaaaatagGTTGCCTGTGTgggatgacgtgtgtgtgttacgcctCAGATTGCACAAACACAAACCCCCATTTCCATCCAAACAATTGAGAAGGGATTGCAGGTCTTTTGTGGCTTCGCTGAATCTGTAGTTCAAAATACTTTTTTCCTAGTGCGTGATTCAAATTGTAAAATGTAGTAACATATTTGCGTTCTAAAGTGTGCATCATTACAGACATTAAGCTTTCAGAACCAATCTCCCTGCAGGCCATTGTCATTGCATCAGCAGAACTATATGTTTCTTTGTATCTCCTCACGTTACTATATGTTTTCTCATATACTGTACAGCAGTTTTCCATCCCCTATGAGAGCTTTTCTGAGTTCTGAGAAAATCTATTAATCTTTAACTCGGATCTATAGTGGCAGCCGGTGCTTTTAAGCCTGAACTTTATTGCTGAAAACAGCAGGATATGCGTGCCTGGAGTCTACATTTAGGTATCCTACTCTGTTCAGTTGAGTAAACATGTATGTATATTGCAGAtagttggtgttttttttgtttttttctgtagtTTTCTGAATCAGAAATGGCTGTATGAGTTCACACACAGTTgaattattcatgttttattaagcCGTTTTGCTGCCTAGATTATTTTTCTAATTATAGGCCTTACTGATATTTTCTTTGAGAGCTAAAGGTAGTATTTTGAAATGCCCAATTACAATGTtttgtaaatttttttaaatatatatcctAAAAGTCTAGTCACCACAATGTTTGACTATCAAAaaggggaaggaaaaaaaggtttcactgattaATAATTAAACCGGGTAACACAAACCTGGCCTTGTATAAGAATctaattttgttttaaatatatatattttacctgtcgactgtggcttgttgatgaaACAGATGTTAATAGAGTAACGTCTGTTTCATAGGGGAAGGAAGCAGATATAACTTATTTTGTGCACTGATTCAAATTATACATACTCAACAGTGAAAACTCCCATCTCAGGTTCCTAGTGATATTTTTAATCATTTGAAAGGTCACAAAGAGAATAACAGGCTGAGGAGAAATATGAGATGGCAGTTATCTCATGCCAGCTGATGCTGAAGCCACACAGGCTGTAAATGATTGTATTGTCATTCATATACACACCGTATTTATAGTTTGTTTTTAAGCAATTATAAAGTGCGGATTAAATATTCATTTGTggtgctttttttcccctcaaattAAGTTTATCCTGATCATTGAATTCTAAGATTGGATATGGAGAAAACTGAGTGAAGTGATGAAATTAAATAACATGATaacacttttttaaagacaaacaaCGTCATTGTTTTCCATAATTTAATCATTATAAAAATCCTCTTTTACAatacaaaaatgaaaagaaataatTCAACACATAAATGAAATGTTACGGAAGTACTTAGGTTTCGGATGTCAcaatgctagagagaggcaaaTCACAGTCACCCAGGAGATAGTCTCTTTTCAGGGTGGACATTTTATTCACCACTTTAAAGTGCAGGGACCGCTGGCTGATGTCTTCTTCTGAGATACTATCAAAGAAGAAATCCTCATTGAAGATTGGATGACGGCTCTTTCTGATGACTGTGCTGCGCTGCTTCTGGACTTTTCCGGGCACCAGAGAGAGGCTGACGCTGCAGTTGATAATCTTGGGGTCTACAGAGAGTGGATAGAGGCCTTCCGCACTGATCAGCCGAACCCGTAGTCTTTGGTTATCCGGGCAGTACTCTGCTGAGAGTCTCAGGCTGCCGTCTTTTCCAATGGGTGCCATTATTTCCTTCAgtactctctctctgtgcagaGTCATGTCCATAGGGAAGATGTTGGGTGGCGCAAGGCTGTAGCTGCTCGGCAGGCCTTCAGCTGACCCATCCGATGCCCTCCTCATGACATTGGGGCTATTGTCTGTGGAGCTGCCTTCATCTGTGGACAGGGAATTGTTCCTGGACACCATTGCCTTCCTCATGCTCCTTGACAACAGCAGTTCATGGCTCAGTGCTTTGAAGAGGGAAGACTTGGCAGGGCACCTGGTCAGCAGTGGCGAGCTGAAAGGAGAGGATTCAGTCGAGGAAGTCGTATCGCTGTCCAGAGTGGCCTGCCAGTTCAGAGTGTATCCTCTCGGGGAAAGCCTGGAGTTCAGGCTgagtgaggaaggagaggtggagggggagacttTGGAGAACACGCTGGATCGACTCCTTGGCATCAgcaggggagaggagacaggatcgGAGTGGAAGAGCGACTCCTTTCTCCTGGTGTGGGGGCTCTCCAGTAAGGTGCAAAAGCCATAGCAGGTCTGAGCTCTGGCCATGTGTGGAAGGGACAAGGCAGCCTGGCTCTGGGGATCCGCATTGGTGGTCTCCTCATCGCTGCAGCCATCATATGGGCTCTCATCCACACTCTCCACCTGGATAATGTGTGGGTTCATGGCCTCACAATGGGTCACCTCTATTTCAGGGCTCGCCCTCTCACAGGGAGACGACTTGATAATGCGAGCGGCTCGGCTCTGATCCGTGTTCTTCGTCTCCTGCAGGGATGGAAACGTTGGGGGGATGCAGAACTCTGGGATGTTGTCAGGGGTGATGACATTAGGACAGAGGGAAGTCCTTTTGGGTTTATCGCCTTTTTCTCCAAACATGATGTCACCTATTTTGAAGTTGAGTTCTGCTGATGGGACAAGCAGGTTAGATCTCTCCACTGTCACACGGATCTTCTCCACCACCCACATGGGTCCTCTGGTAGAGATTAGGAAACTGTGTAAGATGAACAACATGTGCTTGTAAGTTATGGCATTTACTTctgacacacaaaaaaggaTATCAAAGAAAATCATGACAATCAATATTGCAAGACTGTTATTACCTTTTTATGAAGGTATGGAAAATCCACCAGGTTGTCCTGAACGGGATGGACTGATGGCTCCAGCTGGAAGGCTGCTGTGAGAAATCTGTAAAGCTCTCTTGACAGCAGATCGAGGTTCTCTCTTGTCAGGACCAGCACATCTGTGGCTGTTTGAGAGATGAAGACAGTTTAAATGAAGCAAAACCAGTGGATGTAACACCCGCCCCCTGTGCTGCATGAACAggatcctccctccctcctttggcCACGGGTTCCCATGGAAATATCTAAACCACAACAGAGCTCACTGTGTTGTGAGATAAGCTCACTTCATTGGAACTGAACAACTCTCTTTAAGCTAATGGAAAGCTTCTGATTCACgtgttttgttttccatttgaaTCAG
Encoded proteins:
- the c2cd4a gene encoding C2 calcium-dependent domain-containing protein 4A → MWVVEKIRVTVERSNLLVPSAELNFKIGDIMFGEKGDKPKRTSLCPNVITPDNIPEFCIPPTFPSLQETKNTDQSRAARIIKSSPCERASPEIEVTHCEAMNPHIIQVESVDESPYDGCSDEETTNADPQSQAALSLPHMARAQTCYGFCTLLESPHTRRKESLFHSDPVSSPLLMPRSRSSVFSKVSPSTSPSSLSLNSRLSPRGYTLNWQATLDSDTTSSTESSPFSSPLLTRCPAKSSLFKALSHELLLSRSMRKAMVSRNNSLSTDEGSSTDNSPNVMRRASDGSAEGLPSSYSLAPPNIFPMDMTLHRERVLKEIMAPIGKDGSLRLSAEYCPDNQRLRVRLISAEGLYPLSVDPKIINCSVSLSLVPGKVQKQRSTVIRKSRHPIFNEDFFFDSISEEDISQRSLHFKVVNKMSTLKRDYLLGDCDLPLSSIVTSET